Proteins encoded together in one Rossellomorea sp. y25 window:
- the pheA gene encoding prephenate dehydratase: MFNKFGESERKIRVKIAYLGPQASFTDLAVKKAFPEEDTVSYVTIPDCIEAVIENEVDYAVVPLENALEGSVHITVDYLFHEANLAIVAELTSAIQQHLMIHPEWSDSEDSIEKVLSHSHALAQCHKFLHKQFRGVPLEQTTSTAAAAKFVSENPDSFLGAIGNELAAEKYGLKIMHENIHDFAYNHTRFIVLHKTADPLSLSQEKSLEKTTLMVTLPKDRSGALHQVLSTFAWRQLNLSKIESRPLKTGLGDYFFLIDVAHEMDDVLLPGAVSEMEALGCKVKMIGTYSSYLLDN; the protein is encoded by the coding sequence ATGTTCAATAAATTTGGTGAGAGTGAGAGGAAGATCAGAGTGAAAATTGCGTATTTAGGACCCCAGGCTTCCTTTACAGATTTAGCTGTTAAGAAGGCATTCCCAGAAGAAGATACCGTATCGTATGTGACGATTCCGGATTGCATTGAAGCGGTGATAGAGAATGAGGTTGATTATGCCGTTGTCCCCTTAGAAAATGCCCTGGAAGGCTCGGTACATATTACAGTCGATTATTTATTTCATGAAGCGAATTTAGCGATTGTAGCTGAATTGACGTCCGCGATTCAGCAGCACTTAATGATACATCCAGAATGGAGTGACAGTGAAGATTCTATCGAGAAAGTTCTTTCCCATTCCCACGCATTGGCACAGTGTCATAAGTTTTTACATAAGCAGTTTCGCGGGGTACCCCTGGAACAGACGACGAGTACGGCTGCCGCTGCTAAATTCGTGAGTGAGAATCCTGACTCGTTCCTTGGGGCAATTGGAAACGAACTGGCAGCAGAAAAATACGGATTGAAAATCATGCATGAAAACATTCATGATTTTGCCTATAATCATACAAGGTTTATCGTTTTACATAAGACGGCTGATCCATTGTCACTTTCTCAGGAAAAAAGTCTGGAGAAGACGACCTTGATGGTGACTCTCCCAAAAGATCGATCAGGAGCGCTCCATCAGGTATTATCAACCTTTGCCTGGAGACAATTGAATTTAAGTAAAATTGAATCAAGACCTCTGAAAACAGGGTTGGGGGATTATTTCTTCTTAATTGATGTGGCTCATGAAATGGATGATGTCCTTCTTCCGGGAGCAGTTAGTGAAATGGAAGCCCTCGGATGCAAAGTGAAAATGATTGGGACGTATTCTTCTTATTTATTGGATAATTGA
- a CDS encoding ACT domain-containing protein: MGKKFQEGKFYLVREDVLPEAMKKTLDAKELIERGKADSVWEAVHRVDLSRSAFYKYRDTVFPFHTVVKERIITLFFHLEDRSGTLSHLLSETANHGCNILTIHQTIPLQGRANVTLSLNVTDLTIGLEDLLSKLRRLEFVEKVEVLGSGA, translated from the coding sequence TTGGGGAAAAAATTTCAAGAAGGCAAGTTTTATTTAGTACGGGAAGACGTGCTGCCTGAAGCGATGAAGAAAACCCTGGATGCGAAAGAATTGATTGAAAGAGGCAAGGCTGACTCAGTATGGGAAGCGGTCCATCGGGTCGATTTAAGCCGGAGTGCCTTTTATAAATATCGTGATACAGTGTTTCCTTTTCACACCGTGGTGAAGGAGAGAATCATCACGCTATTCTTTCATCTGGAAGACCGTTCAGGAACGTTGTCTCATTTACTGAGTGAAACGGCCAATCATGGTTGCAATATTTTAACGATACATCAGACGATCCCATTGCAAGGAAGAGCGAATGTCACACTTTCTTTAAATGTGACTGACCTTACGATCGGATTGGAAGACTTACTCTCAAAACTCAGACGATTAGAATTTGTAGAGAAAGTGGAAGTGTTAGGTTCCGGAGCCTAA